The DNA window GGCCGGGCAGCAGGCCGTGGTGCCGCTCGTGCAGGAACAGGCCACCGGGCGCGCCGGGACCCGCGTTCACGTACTTGTAGTGGCACCAGACGGCGAAGTCAGCGCCCACCTCATGCAGGTCGTGCGGAACAGTTCCGACACTGTGCGCCGCATCCCACCCGATCAGGACGCCCCGTTTCCTCGCCTCCCGCGTCAGCCCCTCCACGTCGAGGAGTTGCCCCGAGCGGTACAGCACGGTGGGCAGCAGCGCCACGGCGACGTCGTCTGTCAGCGCAGCGAGGATGTCCTCCTCGTGCAGAGAGTGCCCGTCACGGCTGGGGATCAGGCGCACCTCGGCCCCGTGCCGCTCGGCCCAGCTCTGAAGCGCGTACACGTCGGAGGGAAAGTCGAGCGAGGTGGCGACGAGGTGGCGCCGCTCCCCCTGCGGCCGGTACAGCGTGGCGAGGAGGGCGTGCAGGTTGGCGGTGATGCTGCCCGTGGCGATGACCTCGTGTGGGAGCGCCCCGACCAGCCGCGCGACGGATGGCGAGAGCGACTCGGCGAGGCCGAACCAGGCGTCCCAGCCGCTCACGGCCAGCGTCTCCCACTCGGTCAGACGGCGCAGGACGGCCTCCCGGGCGGCGTGTGGCATCAGGCCCAGGCTGTTGCCGTCCAGGTAGATGCCGGGGGGCATGGCGAAGAGGTCGCGCCTCATGCCCCACCTCCCGGCAAGGTTCCGGCAGGCAGGAGCACCGCGCGGGCAGGGGCCCCGTCCACTCCGGCCAGCGGCAGCGGCAGACACACGAGGTCGTACTCGCCGTCGGGCACCCCTTCAAGGTTCAGGCCCTCCAGGATCAGCACGCCCGTCTCCCGGCAAGCATGGTGCGCGTCCAGCGTCTTGCTTGTCAGCGGGTCCACGCTGGGGCTGTCGGTGCCGATGAGTTGGACTCCCCGGCGGGCAGCTTCCCGCACCAATTCGGGGTCGAGGGCGGCGAAGTCGGTCGGGAAATCGGCCCAGCGGGCGGGCTCTCCGGTGTGCAGCAGCAGCCGGGGCGGCAGGGCGCCGGGCAGGTCCCCGAGCACACCGGGCCGGACCAGCCCCTCCTCCGCCCGCACCGTCACGACCCGGCAGCGGCCCAGGTACGGCTCCAGGCCGACCTCCTCCAGCTTCTGTCCTGCGTCGTCGTAGTGCCAGGGGGCGTCCACATGGGTGCCCGTGTGAGTACTCGTGTGGAGTTCGCCCGTATTCACGCTGTCGCCCTGGGCGATCCGCATACCCGGCTCGACCCGGAAGGGGGCGTCACCCGGCCAGTTGGGGTGCCCCGGCGTGAGCTGGCGCGAGATGTCGATCATGGGAGAGAGGATAGAGCCTGCCCCCCCGGCCCGGCCTTCAGGTGCCCGGCGTGCTGCCGGGAAAGACGGCCACGCGCCCGACCATGTAGGCGCAGCCGTACAGGAACAGGGTGGCGACGGGCAGATACCGCAGGCCGGTCTGGTGCCGGATCAGGCGGCCTTTCACCAGCACCTCGATCACGTACAGGCTGAGCAGGCAGAGGGCCGAGTACATCCAGTGTTCCCAGTCGCGGCTGGGGTCGTAGGGCAGCCCGTACCGGGTCAGGCCGCCGCCGACATTGACGGCGCTGGGCACCTTCGCGCCGCCCACCGCCAGGATGATGCCCGTCACGACGGGAATCAGCGTGAGCGCCCAGGTCAGGCGCAGCCAGACGAGGAAGCCCGTGCGAACCTGCCTGCCGATGGCCGGGCCGAGGCTCCACAGGAACAGGACCAGCGTGGCGAGCGCGTAGGGGGTGGGAAACAGCAGCGCGAGCGCTGTGCCGAACTGATACCCGTGGATGAGCCGCAGGAGGTCCATGCGCGTCAGCGTAACGTGCAGGAGCCGGGTTCCGCGTCCTCAGTCCCCTTCCGGCAGCCCGAGGTGTGCGTCGGGCGGCAGGTACGTTCCCGGACGCAGCTCGGCCCCGTCGGCGGCGCGGCGAACGGTGATCTCCTCGGGCAGGGCGGCGAGGAGGACGTGGGGGCCGCTGGGGGCGACCTTCAGCCCGTCCAGCGTGGGGGCGCGGAAAGCTTCCCCCAGGTCGGTAATCCCCGGGTTGAGGGTAAGGGCGTGGTCGCCGTAGGGGCCGGTGACGTGGAGGGTGACCCCTTCGGCACGCAACCGCAGCGGCAACCCCAACCCGACCAGGGTGCCCAGCGGCGGGTGGGGCGAGCGGGCGGGCCGGGCGACGGCCACACCGAGCAGGGTTCCGGGGCGCACCACGTCCTCCTCGCGCACCAACCGGGCGCCCTGGCTCACCTCCAGGTCGGGGGGCAGGCGGCGCACGCGCAGGCCCTCGCGGTCCTGTTCCAGCCTCAAGCCGCTGAGGTGCGGCACCCGCCCGACCTGTCCCAGATCAAAGGGGCCACCCAGCGGCATGGGCACTGCAGTCACCCGCCCGTCTCCCCCCACCAGCGCCAGGGTGCGGTCCTCGCTGTAGCGGATGCCCTCGACGGTGGGGACCGGCGCCGCCTGAACCACCCGGCGAATAGGCCGGGGACGCCGACGCCGCCACCCCCGCAGGAGCGCCCCGAGCAGGCCGAGTGCGAGCAGCCCGCCCAGCCCCGCCAGCAGACGGGGGTCGGGGCGGAAACGGGCCTCCCCGGCGGGAAGTGGGACGGTCCCGATGCCCACACCCCCCGTGATCCCCGGCAACGCCAGGCGGCGGCCGTCCCCCAACGTCAGGACCGGCTGGACGGCGCGGCCCCCCGTCAGGCCCGTGTTCTCCAGCCGCACCCCGACCTCGCGCTCGCCGGGAAGGCGCAATAGGGTTCCCTGCAGGCCCGCCGGGAGCCGCAGGATCAGCCCTCCCGGTGGCGTATCGGTCCCCAGGCGGTAGCGGAGAGTGACGGTCTCGCCCGCCCGCAGGGTGCGGTCGGCGCCGGGGTTCAGCCAGGTCAGGCGGGGGGCAGGGGCCACGTTCAGCCGCAGCAGCACGCGGCGCGGGTGCCCCCCCGGCGTGGCGGGGGGGGCGCACAGCAGGACGGGGGTGCCGGACGGCAGGCGCCCAGTCACCCCCAGACGCACGGCCCCATCCCGCACCACCCCGTCCACCAGGCGGACCTGCCCCGCCGCGTCCCCCGCCCCCAACGTCAGTGCCGTGCCGTCGGGAAAGGGAACGCCCACCCGCCCGGGGTCGGTGACGGTGGCGAGACTGTTTCCAAAGGATGCCAGGGTCGGCACCTGACTGACGGGCACGGTGAGCCCCTGCGTGGCGGCATTCTCCCGCAGGGCGGCGCGGGCGTCGGCAGGAATCCCGGTGCCCAGCGCCACGTAATACAGCGTGTCCAGCGGGCCGGGGGTGCGGAAGGCGGCCAGTGCCCGCCGGGCCGTGTAGGCAGGATCGGGGTCGTTGTCGATGCCGTCCGTCAGGATGAACACGGTCGTGGCGTAGCGCCGGTCCCCCCCCAGCGGCGCGAGCGCCTGCGCCACGCTGCGGTACAGGTAGGTGTTCTGCCCATTCGCCCGCAGCGCGGCGAGGTCCGTGTTCCAGCGCCCACGGTCTCCCGGCAGGGCATAACTCTGGCTGAAGCGCGGCCCGCTGTCAAAGGTCACCAGGTCCACCCGGTCGGGGTTGCGGGCACGAACGTAGGCGTTCACCGCCGCCTTGACGCGCCCGAAGATGTTCGCCCGCCCGTCCCCGATGCCGCGCATGGAGCCGCTGGTGTCCAGGATGAACACGGCGCGCGTGGCGGTGGGCAGCGGCCCGGCAGGAACCACGCAGGCCTGACTGGTGGGCGCACCCGGCAGCCGCCGCAGGGTGACGCTGGGAGCCGTGCCGGACGCGGCCTCCCCGGTCTGGGCGCGGGTGGGCGGACCGCTGACGATCAGGGCGGCGAGCAGGAGGACGGCGCGGCACATTCGGCTCCCATTCTGCCCGCGCGGCGCGCCTCCGTGAAGGGCACCGGCCGTCCCCCCACCCGAAGGTCGAGCCCGACCACCCGCCGTCCCCAACTCAGCACCCCCTTCTCCGGAAAGCCGAAGGCGTGTCAGACGGCTTTTCACCGGAAGGGCGGAAAGGACAAGTTCCCGGTCCTTATTACGTCTGTTACGTAATCCATTTGACCCGTTTCAACTTTGACTGTATACTTGAGGGACTTCGGAGGCGCGCGTGGCGCCCATTTTTCCGAAATCACGACCATCGGCACCCCCATCGGTGCCCCGCAGGAGGACCATGACGCAGACTCACGAATACGACGCCAGCTCGATCTCGATCCTCAAGGGGCTGGAAGCGGTTCGCAAGCGGCCCGGCATGTACGTGCAGGGCGGCACGGGCGTGGACGGCTACCACCAGCTCCTCACCGAAATTATCGACAACGCCATCGACGAGGGCCTGGGCGGCTTCGCCACCGAGGTCCACGTCATCATGCACGCCGACGGTTCGGCCACCGTCACCGACAACGGGCGCGGCATCCCCGTCGACATCATGAAGAGCGAGAACCGCCCCGCCATCGAGGTGATCTTCACCGAGCTGCACGCGGGCGGCAAGTTCGGCGGTGGCGCCTACAAAGTATCCGGCGGACTGCACGGTGTGGGCTCCAGCGTGGTGAACGCGCTGTCCACCTACCTGGACGTGACGGTCAACAAGGGCGGCAAGCTGCACCACATCCGCTTCGAGAAGGGCGCGGTGACCACGCCGCTGGAAGTGGCTGGCCCGACGCCGAAGGACGTGAAGTGGGCCACGAAGGTCACCTTCCACCCCGACCCGGCCGTGTTCAGCGAGTTCGAGAACCTCTTCAACTACGACCGCATCCGGGGCCGCCTGCGGGAACTCGCCTACCTGACCGGCCTGAAGATCGTCGTCCGCGACGAGCGCACCAACCTGCACGCCGGGGAGATCCGCGAGGAAATCTTCCACGAGAAGGGCGGCATCGCAAACTTCGCCCGCGCGCTCGTCCTCGACGATGGCAAGCTACTGTACGACCAGCCCATCGTGATGCGCGGCACCCACGCGGACGTGGAGGTCGAGGTCGCGTTCATCCACGCGAACACATACTCCAGCGACAACATCCTGACGTACGCGAACATGATCCGCACGCGCGACGGCGGCACGCCGCTGACCGGCTTCAAGACCGCTTACACGCGCATCCTGAACAAGTACGCCAAGGACAAGAACCTGATCAAGTCCGGCAACCCGGTGCCCAGCGGCGACGACCTGCTGGAGGGCATCTACTGCGTCGTGTCGGTCAAGCTGGGCGACCCGCAGTTCGAGTCGCAGGCGAAGGTCAAGCTGCTGAACTCCGAGGCGCAGACCGCCGTCAACGCCATCGTGGGCGAGAAGTTCGCGGAGTTTCTGGAGGAGAACCCCAAGATCGGCCGCACCATCGTGGAAAAGGCTGCCGAGGCCGCCCGTGCCCGCGAGGCCGCGCGCAAGGCTCGCGATATCGTGCGCCGCTCCAACCCGCTGGAGAACGACGACCTGCCCGGCAAGCTCGCCGACTGCTCCAGCCAGGACCCCGCCGAGTCCGAACTCTTCATCGTGGAGGGCATCTCGGCCGGTGGCTCGGCGAAGGGTGGGCGGGAGCGCCGCTTCCAGGCGATCCTCCCCCTGCGCGGCAAGATTCTCAACGTCGAGAAGGCCGAGCTGAACAAGATCCTGAAGAACGCCGAGATCCGGGCGCTCATCGGGGCCATCGGCGCGGGTGTGGAGGGCACCGGGGACCGGATGCACTTCGACCTCTCGAACCTCCGCTACCACAAGATCATCATCATGACGGACGCGGACATGGACGGCGGGCACATCGCCACGCTGCTGCTGACGTTCTTCTACCGCTACATGCGCCCAGTCGTCGAGGCGGGCTACCTCTACATCGCGCAGCCGCCGCTGTACCGCATCATGGTGGGCCGCGAGAAGCGGGGCACGTACCTCTACACCGAGGAAGAACTCAAGACGCACGTCGCCCGCGCGAACAAGGAAGGCAAGAAGTACGAGATCCAGCGCTTCAAGGGGCTGGGCGAGATGAACGCCGACCAGCTCTGGGACACCACCATGAACCCCGAGACGCGGGCGTTGAAGCAGGTGCGGGTCGAGGACCTGATCATCGCCAACGAGGTCTTCGAGAACCTGATGGGGAACGAAGTGGCGCCGCGCAAAAGGTTCATCCAAGAGAACGCGCGGTTCGCGGAGATTAGCGTGTAAGGAAAGCAGAACGAAGAAAGCCCCTCTCCTTGTCTGTGGAGAGGGGCTTTCTGATTGGAGCAGTCCCGGACAATAAGGCTTAGCCTCGCCCGTCCGCCCATTCCATAAACGCCACCAAATCCCCGTGCTGCCGCTCCAGGCTGGGCAGGTGGACGTACATCATGTGCCCCGCCTCGTAGAACGCCTCGCGGACGTTGCCGCGCAGGCTGGGGTCAAGCCCCAGGTGGTCGAGGGTGTGCCGGGTCGCGTGGTACGGCGTGGCGAAGTCGAAGTAGCCGGAGGCCACATACACCTTCAGGTGCGGGTTCTGGTGGATGGCCTTGCGAAGGGTGTCTGATACCCGGACGTGCCTGTTCTCGAACTCCTTGTAGCTCCAGGGGCGCACCCGGCCCGTCAGAATCTCGTAGGGCAGGTCGGACTCGAAGCCGAGTTCCACCCGGACGTAGTGGTTCATGGCGGCGGTGTACGGGCCGAAGATGGCACTCATGCTGGGGTCGTACTCGGAGCTCTCTCCACCCGAGTTCCGGTCGATGCCGGTGAAGCGGCTGTCCAGGCGGCCCACGGTTCGGTCCCGGTCGCGCAACAGCTCTTTGCGGAAGCGGTCGAGGGTCACGCGCAGATCGTTCCGCAGCACGAAGTCCACGCTCACACCGGTGAGTTCGGCGTACCGTCCGGCCACCCGCTGCTGTTCCTCGGCGCCCAGGCGGGGCCCGGCGTGGAGGGCACGGGCGTACTCGCCGTCCGCGAATTCCTCCGCCTCGCGCAGCACCTCCGCCAGGGACCGCTCCCCCCCGAGCCTCCCGTGATACCAGGCGGTTGCCGCTGCAGTCGGCAGATGGACTATGTACGGCAGGTCATGCCCCGGCGTGAAGTCCACCGTCGAGAAGTCCAGGATGGAGCTGACGAGCATGATTCCATTCAGGAACAGGCCGTGCCGTTCCTGGAGGTAGCCACTGAGGCCCGCTGCACGGGTCGTGCCGTAACTCTCCCCGATCAGGAACTTGGGGCTGAGCCAGCGCCCCGCCCGACTGGTCCACAACCGGATGAAGTCGCCCACCGACTCGATGTCCTTTTGAAAGCCGTGGAAGTCGCCGGGCTTCTCCCCTTCCGTCACGCGGGAGTACCCCGTGCTGACCGGGTCGATAAACACCAGATCCGAGTGGGTCAGCAGCGTGAACTCGTTGTCGGTGAGGTCGTAGGGTGGGCCGGTCAGGGCTCCAGCGTCGCCCATCACGACGCGGCGGGGTCCAAGGAGGCCCAGGTGGAGCCACACGGAACTGCTCCCCGGGCCGCCGTTGAAGCTGAATGTCAGGGGCCGGGAGCGGGGGTCGTGGTCCCCGTCGAGCGCGTAGGCCACGAAGAAGACACGGGCACGGGGCTTGAACCCCTCCGATTCGCCCTCCTTGGCGTGCTTCTCCTCGGCCAGGACCAGCGTACCCGCCGTGACGGTGTAGTGGAGTTCGCGTCCATTGACCGTCATGCGGTGATGGGTGACGCGAACCTCGTCCCGGGGTTGCTCGTCCTCGGGGCGGTCCTTCTCGCCTGTTCGGACCTTGACCTTCACCTCGGTGCCCTGCTCCGCCGCCTGCCTCTCCTGTTCGTCGCTCATCGGTGCCCTTGTTCTACTGCCTGGGAGGCGGGAAGGGGGCAAACTTCCAGTTCAGAAAGGCGCTTCTCCCCGGCCCGGCGCCGCAATCGCCGCA is part of the Deinococcus apachensis DSM 19763 genome and encodes:
- a CDS encoding DNA topoisomerase subunit B gives rise to the protein MTQTHEYDASSISILKGLEAVRKRPGMYVQGGTGVDGYHQLLTEIIDNAIDEGLGGFATEVHVIMHADGSATVTDNGRGIPVDIMKSENRPAIEVIFTELHAGGKFGGGAYKVSGGLHGVGSSVVNALSTYLDVTVNKGGKLHHIRFEKGAVTTPLEVAGPTPKDVKWATKVTFHPDPAVFSEFENLFNYDRIRGRLRELAYLTGLKIVVRDERTNLHAGEIREEIFHEKGGIANFARALVLDDGKLLYDQPIVMRGTHADVEVEVAFIHANTYSSDNILTYANMIRTRDGGTPLTGFKTAYTRILNKYAKDKNLIKSGNPVPSGDDLLEGIYCVVSVKLGDPQFESQAKVKLLNSEAQTAVNAIVGEKFAEFLEENPKIGRTIVEKAAEAARAREAARKARDIVRRSNPLENDDLPGKLADCSSQDPAESELFIVEGISAGGSAKGGRERRFQAILPLRGKILNVEKAELNKILKNAEIRALIGAIGAGVEGTGDRMHFDLSNLRYHKIIIMTDADMDGGHIATLLLTFFYRYMRPVVEAGYLYIAQPPLYRIMVGREKRGTYLYTEEELKTHVARANKEGKKYEIQRFKGLGEMNADQLWDTTMNPETRALKQVRVEDLIIANEVFENLMGNEVAPRKRFIQENARFAEISV
- a CDS encoding cyclase family protein, coding for MIDISRQLTPGHPNWPGDAPFRVEPGMRIAQGDSVNTGELHTSTHTGTHVDAPWHYDDAGQKLEEVGLEPYLGRCRVVTVRAEEGLVRPGVLGDLPGALPPRLLLHTGEPARWADFPTDFAALDPELVREAARRGVQLIGTDSPSVDPLTSKTLDAHHACRETGVLILEGLNLEGVPDGEYDLVCLPLPLAGVDGAPARAVLLPAGTLPGGGA
- a CDS encoding S10 family peptidase, translating into MSDEQERQAAEQGTEVKVKVRTGEKDRPEDEQPRDEVRVTHHRMTVNGRELHYTVTAGTLVLAEEKHAKEGESEGFKPRARVFFVAYALDGDHDPRSRPLTFSFNGGPGSSSVWLHLGLLGPRRVVMGDAGALTGPPYDLTDNEFTLLTHSDLVFIDPVSTGYSRVTEGEKPGDFHGFQKDIESVGDFIRLWTSRAGRWLSPKFLIGESYGTTRAAGLSGYLQERHGLFLNGIMLVSSILDFSTVDFTPGHDLPYIVHLPTAAATAWYHGRLGGERSLAEVLREAEEFADGEYARALHAGPRLGAEEQQRVAGRYAELTGVSVDFVLRNDLRVTLDRFRKELLRDRDRTVGRLDSRFTGIDRNSGGESSEYDPSMSAIFGPYTAAMNHYVRVELGFESDLPYEILTGRVRPWSYKEFENRHVRVSDTLRKAIHQNPHLKVYVASGYFDFATPYHATRHTLDHLGLDPSLRGNVREAFYEAGHMMYVHLPSLERQHGDLVAFMEWADGRG
- the kynU gene encoding kynureninase is translated as MRRDLFAMPPGIYLDGNSLGLMPHAAREAVLRRLTEWETLAVSGWDAWFGLAESLSPSVARLVGALPHEVIATGSITANLHALLATLYRPQGERRHLVATSLDFPSDVYALQSWAERHGAEVRLIPSRDGHSLHEEDILAALTDDVAVALLPTVLYRSGQLLDVEGLTREARKRGVLIGWDAAHSVGTVPHDLHEVGADFAVWCHYKYVNAGPGAPGGLFLHERHHGLLPGLRGWWGHHKGTQFEMAHAFRPASGAGAHQLGTPPILALAALEGALTVFDTVSMAEVRGRSLALTGHLMTLVDAHLPELRVVTPREPERRGGHVALAHPEAHALSLALRSRGIIPDFRQPDILRLAPVALYNTEAEMEETVRVLRELLDTAAHRAVEAAGLVT
- a CDS encoding vWA domain-containing protein, giving the protein MCRAVLLLAALIVSGPPTRAQTGEAASGTAPSVTLRRLPGAPTSQACVVPAGPLPTATRAVFILDTSGSMRGIGDGRANIFGRVKAAVNAYVRARNPDRVDLVTFDSGPRFSQSYALPGDRGRWNTDLAALRANGQNTYLYRSVAQALAPLGGDRRYATTVFILTDGIDNDPDPAYTARRALAAFRTPGPLDTLYYVALGTGIPADARAALRENAATQGLTVPVSQVPTLASFGNSLATVTDPGRVGVPFPDGTALTLGAGDAAGQVRLVDGVVRDGAVRLGVTGRLPSGTPVLLCAPPATPGGHPRRVLLRLNVAPAPRLTWLNPGADRTLRAGETVTLRYRLGTDTPPGGLILRLPAGLQGTLLRLPGEREVGVRLENTGLTGGRAVQPVLTLGDGRRLALPGITGGVGIGTVPLPAGEARFRPDPRLLAGLGGLLALGLLGALLRGWRRRRPRPIRRVVQAAPVPTVEGIRYSEDRTLALVGGDGRVTAVPMPLGGPFDLGQVGRVPHLSGLRLEQDREGLRVRRLPPDLEVSQGARLVREEDVVRPGTLLGVAVARPARSPHPPLGTLVGLGLPLRLRAEGVTLHVTGPYGDHALTLNPGITDLGEAFRAPTLDGLKVAPSGPHVLLAALPEEITVRRAADGAELRPGTYLPPDAHLGLPEGD